The stretch of DNA TGGTTAAAGTTCCAAAGTGAGCAATGACTTATATCATACGTGACACACTACACATTTAAAAGAAACCAGGATGGAAGTGCCTCTCCATGATTCCCAGATCTTAgtacaaatatttaattttattttaacaaatttatTAACACTGTCTCATTTGTATAGCAGTTTCAAATCTGATTtcaatgtaaattaaaaaaacacccTATTTGTACCATCAATAGCTAAACTGTAATTTACAGTACAGCACCAACTCTCGGATCATCTCATCTCTCAGATTGTATAAAAGATTGATAAACGCCTTTTAAAAGCAGACTtacagatacatacacacaagcaaagaaaagagattctaaatacatttaaaaaattcttGCTCGATATATTGGAACATGGCTGTGATTTAATGCTGTTtcaatggaaaaagaaaacatgaaatttaatagcaaaattacaaatgtttttttgaaaatagtCTTTTAAAAGAGATCAAATAAGACTATATCCCTTTTTACCATAGTTCCTCcatttaaaaaagttaatagccataaataataagaagaagaaccGACAACAGCTGGAGCCACGTCATTTTAAAGCTAGAAGCATTGCCTCCGTTTGATGGATCCTGACATCCTCTGGTGTTGGTAGGCTCCAGATGCTGAGGGTTTCCCTCAAAATGGACAGGTAGACACTGATTCTCCAGCACTTCACAGGCCAGGATCAGATGCTTGGTTTCCCTCTGGACTTTCTTGATACCGCAGGTTCCCATTTCACTTCTCACTGTGACAAAACTGAATGGTTGCTTGCTGATGCACAGGTTCTGCTTGTATATCTCCCCCCCTGCACTTGTGCATACAGCCTTCACCTTCTCCAGGTCATCTGGGTTGAGGAAAGACTGGGTGGGTCTGCTGCAGTTTCCAGTGTTCCTGATGTATTTCTCCCACTCGTTGCTGTCAAGAGAATTGGGAATTCCCTTACGAACATGGCGGGAGAGGAAGGTATTGAAGCCGTTGTTCCACTTGGAGCGCTGGCAGGGAGCGTCATTTATAGCAAATGTCTGCTGTCCCAGCAGGAGACAGATGGCAACAGTGAGGAGACCTCCGAGAGCAGCCATTTCCTCAGAGAACTAGAGGGGAACAAACATGATTAAAGCCATGAAACTATGGACTAAGTCTACTTTTAATAGAACCATTTTGCCTCTTAGTCACAACTCACTTTTCCTATTTGTACTCTTCACTAAAATCCGTTAGCCTGCAAGTAACACGATGAAGGGAAGTCTGTAAGAGAGCCATGTGGcgaagctgcagctgtttgaggAAGGAACTTTCATACCTTATTTTAGCTTTTTGACCCTAAAGCTCTCATTGTGTGATCCTAAATCTGCCCTTCAATCTCACTTCCTCATTTCACTTCctatagttgttgtttttttttgttttttttttttttgttttttttttttttttgttttttttttttttgccttataGATGTGAGCTACCCTTCAGTCCAACTTCACTCTGGCGTCTTCGGTTTGCGCGCTCCCGCAGCGACGTTAAGAGCCGTCTCTGATCCGTCACCCCGTCACCACCACCAAGGGTCGGAGCAAATCCGGTTCGGTGGCGCTCTCAGCCGTGAAGCCTCGTCTAATGGAGGCGAAGAGTAGATCGGGGGTGCCCTTTGCGTGCGACCGGAACCAGGAAGTAGCCTCCGCCATGTGCGCGCGCGCGCTCGTAGCTTTACCATTGAACTGTGACTCTAAGAAGTCATAAAGGACTCaagaccccctaacccaaaaatgttaaatgtttaaaaatgctcTGCTCCCTCATTGAAAATCCAGGTTTTATGAATATACATGAGTATGCAAATACGTCAGCCCTGCTCGGTAACAGCGGTGCGCCGTAGCAAccccaggaagaagaaaagcatcATGCTTCAAGAGCTTCGTGGAGAAACCCATCCGTTTTTCCGCCAggttcaagaagcagctgtcctcaaaatgcttgctgcagacCAGCGTTTTAGCTGGAATGTTTCCGGGGACATTATCGTTATCATTCATATCATAAACTGAAACCATTTCTCCTGCAGTATgatcctttggtaaaagatgaaggctgcTATCACGATCagcctctccacacccaaacacagagcaatgtTTTACATGCTCCCGCATTCCAGTCTTTGCATATAATATGTAAATGacctgggaaagaaaatccatgGAATTGGTTACTAGGATAtaactgaggagctgaaaaactgaatccaactttttcagatctggttttgaaactgcattttcaaatctaaaatgctcaTTATGGCGCACAATAGAGACTTCGCAGCTAAAATGTCTTGTAGCAGAATCCAAACACTACATAGTCATGttagtaattaaaaaaaacaaatttttgggttagggggtctttTAAAAAAGACCGTATAACTGTCATTGTAAATGACAGTAACACTGGTTGAACATTAAACATGTTGATAATAAAGCCTTGGATCTGATAAgaaattattgatttttttatttttaattcatgctGTCATGGCTTATGTATTAGTACAGCTACAGTCTGCTTCATGTATAATAATTATTAGTGCCACAATATCATCAAGACAGTTAATTAGATTTACCAGCCTCAGAAGCCGCCCCTGATCAGAAGATCAGAGATGATTATATCACAGATTGTATGAAGGAGTCTGTGTCACTAAGGCCAATAAGAAGAGaattatttgaatgtgtttccCGCATCTttcagcagagagagcagagccaCATTGTTGCATCACAGTTGACTGCATCAAGTTGCAGgaatcattacattttattttcagactcAGTTTTTGTATGTTCCACTTTATTACTTAGATAGTGTGGATCTAGAACCTATATGGAGCTACTTTATAGTCCAAATTATACAGAAATCCAGCCTGTAAAGAGTTAGAGCTGTTAGAGCTACTTAAAAATAAAGTGCACATTTTGTATCTTATAAAAAACAATTCTTATCCAAGAAAGAGTTGATGATTTTCACATGTAATCTGATCAGATACTGCCACTCTGAGAGGATGGGGAGAAAGAATCAGACAGTGTCAAATTTGGACTTGCAGGTGTTTTAATTCGGTGCCCATGCTTCCAATTTatacaaagcaaaaacattaaTCAAATGATAATatggcacattttttttatcacataaTGAACACTGTAAATATAATTCATCCATTGACAAAATAATCAGGTGATTTCAGAGTCAATTCATTTGGACAGCATCAGTATATACAAAccaaacatgtttgtttcttgttttttttatcataaaattgCTTGTCGTGTTTTAATGCCAAGATTACATTGATATTACTTGAACAATAAACAAGTCCATAACATTTAATACAGtaagatgtgtttgtgtttcaaggCATAATGtagaagatgaaataaaagtcaaatgtaaaaaaaaaagaaagaaaagaatatatattttacaaagtATTTACAGAAACTGTGCATCCCAGCCATTGCAAGAGCAATCATGCAACTCAGAGCCAGCAAATTTACATAGTTACACCACATGCTTCAAGTGCAAACTAAAGAAATGTTGGATACCAAGTCTCAATCTCTGaatttgggtaaaaaaaaaaagaaaaaacactgaaaactgttATATGATCAGGGCAGCAGGTGATTTCTCCTGTCTTCAGTTTTTATGCTTCTCTTGCTGTAcataaaatagtttttcttgctcctttttaaaacaatttgtGAGAATATTtttgctgtctgtctcctgaGAAGCAATGGATCAGTGATAACATCATTGAcacaaggaaaggaaagagtGTTTCAGTGTCTGAACAAGGCCTGTCTATGCTGTCAACTGGGGTTCAGTCTGAAGAGACGGTGAgggctcttcttttttttctgcctcagagGTAGAATTTAGGGCCAGGTCTTGTTTTTGCTCCTTTGCTTTCCCTGGCTCTTTCACCctgaaatatcaaatataagAGTCATTTCTCATTTTAGTCACCCTGGATGCTGCAAAATTGGCTGAACAACAGACTTCTCAGGGTTGGTgtagtttgttttattgtccAGCAGAGGTCTGTCTTTGTCAAGAACAAAGTCCTGAGTTTCAGCTTCTAGCTTACAGAATGAACTTGTGGTCCACTACAAGAAAATTTACGCAAAAAAATAGAATCATATATTTGAGATAGAAAAGCAGCATGTGATgacattattaataaattaGTGATAACATGGCAATAATTGGATGGATTACTGCAATGAGTCAGATGAAAACAACCTGGGAGGAGGAGAACTTAACCAGAATGCTCTCTGGATAGTGACATCTCCATCAGAGTAAATCTTTAAAACTTTAGTGTGTTTTCTTCAGCAGCCAAGTATCCAGTACAGTGTTGAGATGCTTGGCTGATGTTTCACACACATGGGGATACATTGGCAGCTTTTAATGTTGTAACAGATATGTGATTGCTGCATGTGCTTGCTTGGATTGATAACTGTACCACCTCTGGACATTGTGAAAAAAAGTAtatgaaaagcacaaaaatgcctgagaaacattttgtcatcaaaagtaaaatgtctgGCTTTAGAGAGGCAGCTGCTCCTGGAGGAAACAAACCCAACAAAGAACGACGCTGTGAAAGGCATCAAGACTCTCTAGTCTTGCCAGAGCATTATGGAAGGTACTGtggcaataaaacaaatcacatcCACgtccagagacagacagcaggggGTTATACTGTAGATGAACGGAGGTTAAGGAATAGAAGCACAGATGGATAGATGTTAAAGACACAGGCGATTCTGTGAAGCTTCTCTATAAGTCTATTGCgcaaaagttattttctttaCAGTCTGTTGAATTTCTTTAGACACTAATACTCTAACAGAGGTGTTAGGCTTTAACCTAAGATGACAAACACTGAATGGTTTGTTAAAACAATGATATGCTCAGGAATCTAATTCTGAGATCTCAAATGTTTTGAGGTTTAAGGTCATAATTTTGAAGGGTAACCTTGGCATGGGAGCAGGCCGGTTACTGGGCAGGACGTCCCAGCTAGAGGTAGAGCTGTCACAAGATCAAAAGACAGAACGCATaaccaaaaacagagaaaagataCTGAATTTTAGATTTGAGAGAGTTAAtgtgcaaatatttcaaaacctCTTTGTCCTCCGCTCTCATTAGCTAGAAGGAGGTGAcgtttcaaaataaacacacaaggCTGATTGACATCATGAAAACCAGAGGTTCCCAAGGTGAGAATATAGGGGCCCTGAAGGCTTCTTTACTTTGTACTCCAGGAAAAGACAATGGTCAGTGTCACTGTTATCACATTTGAAGATGGAACAGTGCAAGAATAGTGATCAAATCTAATTCAGCCCTAGATCGCatatttaaaattataattttcaTCTTTAGAGTCATgaatcagaaacaaacattaaaagaaaCTTTGGGAACCTCTGATCAAAACAGCGGAAAAGTGAAATCAGTCGCAGTGAGGAAAAAGCACCATATTAATAATTGGTTATTATGAGAAACAATGGTAACAGAGCATTGGGTAACAGCATTACCGAGGTCAGAGGGTCAGATTAGCCTTAGTGCTGATCCTAGGCCTGTTTTAAACTTTTCTGTTGAAACTTTACAAGAGGATTGTGCATTTAGTAGAGGCAAACAATTGCTGCGTCAAGGCCCGTACCATTCACACTGTTTTGACAGCGTCTTTTAaaaagctgtcagtgtttcGCATCATTACAATCAACTGATTGTTTGCTTCTTGTTGATGCTTGAATAAGATCCCTGATTGCACATGTGCATCAGTCAATACAGTGCAGTTCAAAGTGCATGGATATATTTTACTATTCAGAGCACAGTTAATCGGAACTGTTTCTTCTTGAAGGTTATTATGGTCACCAATGTTAAACATATGTAAAATTCCCTATTTCGTGCAAATGAAGTGTACTAGTGTACTTCACTTCATCGGTTTGTGAAAACAGTTTGGAAATAATCAGCTACAGGtatattttaagtgtttacTTATTAGACCTGTGTGTTCCtattttttcaattattatCTGTAGCAGCCTCAACGAACATTACAACACAAAGAATTAACATTTTTGGAATATGTTAATAAAAACTCAAGTCAATGCTCTTTAGTGAACAATATATATTATGATTGAACTTTAtataaattacaaacaaaaaaaaactgtagctGTATGTGCTCCAATTTTCCATTACAGAAATACCAATATATTAGTCTCCCAGTGAATCGCTTTGTGTCAAGATTTTAGCCAATGTCTCGAAAGTTCCTGCAGAATGCAACAATGACTGTGAACATCCAGGGttcatgcattaaaaaaataaaaaaaaacactacagtATTTCCTCATggaataaaaatctaaatacacCTGGTTTCCTAATTCGCCATTGAAAATTCTTTGTTCATCACAGTTTTGACCCCAGATCCACGCTTTAGGGTATCTCATAAGCACAAAAACAAGCCAGAAACAGCACAGACTGTGCAAGATGAGCATCTTTGTCAGTACTGAGCTTAAGTATGCCACCTGTTTACCACGCCTGTTTCACGATGGAGGAACCTAAAAAATCTGTGAAAGGATAAGAGACAGAGGATGAgaacagacagatttttttttttctccccacagtGCCTGCAGATTGACCAGTTAGACCAAATCACAACAGACTGGTGGTCAGAGTCTCCTGTGGCCAATGGTGGAGTGgtaacagaaagacagacaggccaGTGAAAAGACTGCAATGCTGCAGAAATTACTTACCGTATTGTCTTCACAATGAAACGAATGATTACTGCCAGACCTACACATCCACACATCACTCCTATCACTATGGCTGTGACttctcctgcagaagaagacaaaaagaagcacGAGCAACGTACAGCAAGTTAGATCCAGTCAAAGAAGAGATGTGGTTGGTTTCAGTATCAGTCACATTAACATTAGCAAGGAAACATGCAATATAGTCTTACCAGAAGTCAGCTCCTTCCCTGATTCTACAATgcataaaagataaaaagcatttttatttcacacagtCCACAACACaatgatttgtgtgtttatctctgCAGAAATTGCTGTTCAGCTATTTAGAAATGTTGTCTAGTCAGTCTTGCTGTCTTTGACAGCAGTGCTGATATCACAGGCCTTCCAGTTCAGTCACTCACTACAATGAGCACTTTACACAAATTCtttctcctttgtctttgtctacCACTCTGTCTCCCCTgttcacttctgtctttttctctctccctttttctcagTTAGAGTTATGAGATAACAATGGAGTCAGTGTTTAGTTTTCGAAAATCCTTTTCTCTAATCAGCTCGCAAACAAACACCATTCCCCAACACaaccctccctctctttctgtcagtctctcGCTCTGCTCCTGCCTTCATTAGGCTCCCTCAGAGAAATTCACCAGCAATCCTTAATATACCCGCATTTTTCTCCACATTCCACTTGTCACTCCCTGTGTGGACTGTGCTAATTGCTAGCTTTGCTCTACATGATCACCCTCTGCCTGGTTGTTGTGCTTTGCATTATGAGCAACCGGCTGGCAGCATAATCCAGCCAAGTAGAAACGTTAggacaaaacactgaagtagGGTTAAAGCAGATTGGTCCTTGTATTTTGTGTCAGCTTTGTACATGAATGGTGGTGGTTTTTTTGCTGTCTGTCTAACCTGCAGAGAAGGAAGCAAAAATGATCCGGTGGTTGAGTGGCTGTGTTGCTCGGTAGttgtcctgcagcagcatccTGTCGGGGTCATCAGCTTTACTTGAGTAAAGTATTGTCTCCATCTTTAGTAGCTGAAGGGGAGCGAGAAGGTAAgaacagcttaaaaaaaaaaaaaaaccagatcAACTGACGATCAACATCcagtttttcaattttttggcataaaaagggaataaaaaaagaacaaaaataaataagtagatAATACAAGCTTGAACGCACAGAAATACAAGAAGTTTATACACAAAGGATGTAGTTGTGGGCCTGCTAATTTTTACTAATTTTGGTAATaaatggtttcatttttatcataCATTATACTTATCTAACCATGTAAAAACACAGTGTTTTTAGACCCTTACAAAACTTTAAGTAATGTAATGCAATCCAatcctaaaaaagaaaaaagtaaaatacaattaaaaaaagttcCAGATAACATACAAATTTGTACAAGTAAATATCATCAGCACATACACCTCCAGTGATTTTTTtgagttggattttttttttttgtttgtttgtttggttttgtttacaaTAACTACCACTAACACACTAATGTATCTGTGAGCTATGTCTGTATCTTACCTGTGCCTTAGAGATCTGAATCCTCTCATGAAACACAGTCCAGATCACACTCTGATGGCAAGGGGGTGTTGTTAGGGAGCCGTTGTAGCGATAGTAGCGTCCCAGGTCCTTAGGGAGAAGGGACTGGATGTCAAAGGCTGGAATAGAGACTTTCTGGTCTGACAgtggacagaagaaaaagaagggcGAATATGTGAGTTGTTATATACATTGTACTGCTTCATGTCATCAAAACATTGTAAGAAAGAGTTGGTTGTAGCAGGAAAGAAGACCTgattactgattttttttctgaaacacagTTGTAACAATACATCCGTTATCTAAACTGctttggagccaatcccagctgacattggggtACATCTTGGACAGTTGCCAGTCTAATGAAtgaccaacatacagagacatacTAAGACAAATA from Echeneis naucrates chromosome 6, fEcheNa1.1, whole genome shotgun sequence encodes:
- the ca14 gene encoding carbonic anhydrase 14, giving the protein MGLFIPLMLLCFQWTAASAAEEITWTYTGLVGQSEWSEYFPDCAGTSQSPVDVVTTQTKYDPSLIPLTPLGYSQHGNKPFTLYNNGHTAVIELPEWMGIGGLPWLFTAVQMHLHWGSGGPSHGGSEHTINGLSADAELHVVHYNSELYPNMSAAMTQRDGLAVLGILIVTGEETNPAFNNILNYLSRIRHADQKVSIPAFDIQSLLPKDLGRYYRYNGSLTTPPCHQSVIWTVFHERIQISKAQLLKMETILYSSKADDPDRMLLQDNYRATQPLNHRIIFASFSAESGKELTSGEVTAIVIGVMCGCVGLAVIIRFIVKTIRFFRFLHRETGVVNSSTSSWDVLPSNRPAPMPRVKEPGKAKEQKQDLALNSTSEAEKKEEPSPSLQTEPQLTA